From the Halodesulfovibrio sp. genome, one window contains:
- a CDS encoding zinc-binding alcohol dehydrogenase family protein produces MLQIQARGGGAAIDSTTFSEILGTMPTPKELEVLVKVSAASINPVDTKMRMRTPPKEHFVPGMDTCGIITEVGSEVTNFKKGDRVFFMGQTKYSGSFAQYQLADARTIALAPDLSSDAEAAALPVATFTAYDALFTRLGYISSSNANAEKTILIIGGAGGVGSMAIQLAKWAGLTVIATASREETAEWCKDLGADYVINHNKDMDEQVRNLDMKWMHSIFCTTHLSRHWASMAALIRPQGSVVLIDDPEEPLDIRMFKTKSVQLCWEFALVRTMYETSDMHMQGFILAKIAQLIDTLQIRSPLTETHYGLTVANVQKAHVRQESNAMVGKQAIIIAP; encoded by the coding sequence ATGCTTCAAATACAAGCACGCGGCGGGGGAGCTGCCATTGACAGCACTACATTTTCTGAAATTTTAGGAACCATGCCGACCCCGAAGGAACTTGAGGTGTTAGTAAAAGTGTCAGCAGCATCAATAAACCCTGTTGATACTAAAATGCGTATGCGCACCCCACCCAAAGAACACTTTGTTCCCGGTATGGACACATGCGGCATCATTACGGAGGTTGGCTCTGAAGTCACAAACTTCAAGAAAGGTGACCGCGTCTTCTTTATGGGGCAAACCAAATACTCCGGTTCGTTTGCACAATATCAGCTGGCAGATGCCAGAACAATTGCCCTAGCACCTGATCTTTCATCCGATGCCGAAGCAGCAGCACTACCTGTTGCAACGTTCACAGCCTATGATGCTCTTTTTACCCGCCTTGGCTACATATCATCATCCAACGCAAATGCTGAAAAAACAATACTCATAATCGGCGGTGCTGGTGGTGTAGGTTCCATGGCAATACAACTTGCCAAATGGGCTGGGCTAACAGTGATTGCTACGGCGTCTCGCGAAGAGACAGCAGAATGGTGCAAAGATTTGGGGGCAGACTATGTCATAAACCACAACAAAGACATGGATGAGCAGGTACGTAATCTTGATATGAAATGGATGCATTCGATTTTCTGTACAACTCACTTGAGCAGGCATTGGGCTTCAATGGCTGCGCTCATCAGACCACAAGGGTCTGTTGTCTTGATTGATGATCCTGAGGAGCCGCTCGACATCCGCATGTTTAAAACAAAGTCCGTACAACTTTGCTGGGAATTTGCTTTAGTCCGAACAATGTACGAAACATCCGACATGCACATGCAAGGTTTCATTCTTGCGAAAATCGCGCAGTTAATCGATACGTTACAGATTCGTTCTCCGTTAACAGAAACACATTACGGATTAACTGTCGCCAACGTGCAGAAAGCCCATGTCCGGCAGGAAAGCAACGCAATGGTAGGAAAACAAGCAATAATTATTGCTCCATAA
- a CDS encoding glycosyltransferase yields MKLSFVIVTNNTSKFIGRCLNSIKETIDNQTASKFDAEVIVVDNASSDDCGSIAKTALPEIELIQNSDNKGYAAAANQAIEHATGDLIVFVDPRVEVLAGSVRRLMDQFATNASCAVAGGKIVGTDNLSLKTVDRLPGLVANFKRMFGCTCSKTRNAEQPMSVDFVPFTFAAVRRDIITKLGQLDERFYASLADADFCRRVVKAINPSYAIYYVPQATARVLDKFSLQCECSDYALHGADVVKARTRSEQMYFWKHYCSFTALFFGGMDMLVFAVRFAAYLIPGVGSKDKRGYACSVFSESAKAMLATQLGTQFPAE; encoded by the coding sequence ATGAAACTTTCTTTTGTTATTGTAACAAATAACACAAGCAAATTCATCGGGCGCTGCCTCAATTCCATTAAGGAAACCATTGATAATCAAACCGCATCCAAATTTGATGCTGAAGTCATCGTTGTTGACAACGCATCTTCTGACGACTGCGGCAGTATAGCAAAAACAGCTCTTCCAGAGATTGAGCTTATCCAAAACTCTGACAACAAAGGCTACGCCGCTGCGGCTAATCAGGCGATTGAACACGCAACTGGCGACCTTATTGTATTTGTTGACCCTCGTGTTGAAGTTCTTGCAGGTTCTGTCCGTCGCCTGATGGATCAGTTTGCAACCAACGCTTCCTGTGCTGTTGCCGGTGGTAAAATTGTAGGCACTGACAATCTCAGCCTTAAAACAGTTGACCGCCTTCCAGGACTTGTTGCTAACTTTAAACGCATGTTCGGATGCACCTGCTCAAAAACTCGCAATGCAGAACAGCCTATGAGTGTGGACTTTGTTCCTTTCACTTTTGCTGCTGTGCGTCGCGACATTATTACCAAACTCGGCCAGCTTGACGAGCGTTTCTACGCAAGTCTTGCAGATGCAGACTTCTGCCGCCGTGTGGTAAAAGCTATTAACCCATCTTACGCAATCTACTACGTGCCGCAGGCAACTGCACGCGTTCTTGATAAATTCTCTCTGCAATGCGAATGCTCAGACTACGCGCTTCATGGCGCAGATGTAGTTAAAGCACGCACACGTAGTGAGCAAATGTACTTCTGGAAACACTACTGCTCCTTCACCGCCCTTTTCTTTGGTGGTATGGACATGCTCGTATTTGCTGTACGCTTTGCAGCATACCTTATTCCGGGTGTAGGTTCTAAAGATAAACGCGGCTATGCTTGCAGCGTTTTCAGTGAATCTGCTAAAGCAATGCTTGCTACACAGCTTGGAACTCAGTTTCCAGCAGAGTAA
- a CDS encoding HD domain-containing protein codes for MIDRESAFQLLEMQNPEPHLVHHALQTEAVMNGLARHFGEDEALWSITGLLHDLDFPSTKETPEKHGKQSVELLKGKLPEIALNAILAHNSEYTKHDPTTKLDIALRCAETVTGLIATNALVRPNGMEGMKPKSLKKKMKDKAFAASVSRDRIRECEKLDLDLGQFFQLAIESITPIADSVGLAKRT; via the coding sequence ATGATTGATCGTGAGAGCGCTTTTCAATTGCTGGAGATGCAAAACCCTGAGCCACATCTTGTGCACCATGCTCTGCAAACCGAGGCAGTTATGAACGGTCTTGCACGACATTTTGGTGAAGATGAAGCTCTCTGGTCCATCACCGGTCTTTTGCACGATCTTGATTTTCCGAGCACAAAGGAAACACCTGAAAAACATGGAAAGCAATCTGTTGAACTACTCAAAGGAAAGCTTCCAGAAATAGCACTGAATGCTATTCTTGCCCATAATTCGGAATACACAAAACACGACCCCACCACAAAACTCGATATAGCACTGAGATGTGCTGAAACAGTTACCGGCCTTATTGCCACGAATGCGCTTGTTCGACCCAATGGCATGGAAGGCATGAAACCTAAAAGCTTAAAAAAGAAAATGAAAGACAAAGCATTTGCTGCGTCTGTCAGTCGTGACCGAATTAGAGAGTGCGAGAAACTGGACTTGGATTTAGGACAGTTTTTTCAACTGGCCATTGAATCCATCACTCCCATAGCTGATTCTGTTGGATTAGCTAAACGTACATAG
- the ricT gene encoding regulatory iron-sulfur-containing complex subunit RicT, with protein MSSIAGVKFREYGNIYYFEIKDLEVSMGDWVVVDQGQGLGEVVVLRDDVPEDAESDELKAVNRLAENEDLVRHQENEGLSREAFQYCLDCVRQRKLDMKLVDVEVFFDRSKIIFYFTAPNRIDFRELVKDLVKNYRTRIELRQIGVRHETQMVGAVGNCGMVCCCRRFLRKFAPVTIKMAKEQNLFLNPAKISGICGRLLCCLSYEQQNYEEFHRACPKLGKKYFTEDGSVKVLRANMFRNSVSLLSEFNEEMEVTLEEWAEMKATRPDQALQDAARAAAKKAEEDAARKEQEAKEAAEEEQRRAEMEKELEERAKAEGVDVETLREQLIRKPGVKSAEPVKRTSRGKRKRKRKPKSND; from the coding sequence ATGTCATCAATAGCCGGTGTTAAGTTCCGGGAATACGGGAACATATACTATTTTGAAATAAAAGATCTGGAAGTCTCGATGGGCGACTGGGTCGTTGTGGATCAGGGGCAGGGGCTTGGTGAAGTTGTTGTTTTGCGCGACGATGTGCCAGAGGATGCAGAGAGTGATGAGTTGAAGGCAGTCAACAGACTTGCGGAAAATGAAGATCTCGTACGGCATCAGGAAAATGAAGGGCTTTCTCGTGAAGCTTTTCAGTACTGCTTAGATTGCGTGCGACAGCGTAAGCTTGATATGAAGCTTGTTGATGTTGAAGTATTTTTTGATCGCAGCAAAATAATTTTTTATTTTACCGCTCCTAATCGGATTGATTTTAGAGAACTTGTAAAAGATCTTGTTAAAAATTACCGCACCCGTATAGAACTGCGCCAGATTGGTGTGCGTCATGAAACGCAGATGGTGGGTGCTGTAGGTAACTGCGGTATGGTTTGCTGTTGCCGCAGATTTTTGCGTAAATTTGCTCCGGTAACCATCAAGATGGCAAAAGAGCAGAATCTATTCCTTAACCCTGCAAAAATATCCGGCATATGCGGTCGCTTGCTTTGCTGTCTTTCCTATGAACAGCAAAACTATGAAGAATTTCACCGTGCATGTCCTAAACTTGGTAAAAAGTACTTTACCGAAGATGGCTCTGTAAAAGTTCTCCGTGCAAACATGTTCCGCAACAGTGTTTCTTTGCTCTCAGAATTTAATGAAGAGATGGAAGTTACTCTTGAGGAATGGGCAGAGATGAAAGCCACTCGTCCAGATCAGGCATTACAGGATGCCGCACGTGCTGCTGCTAAGAAAGCTGAGGAAGATGCCGCCCGTAAAGAGCAGGAAGCAAAAGAAGCAGCAGAAGAAGAACAGCGCCGTGCTGAGATGGAAAAAGAACTTGAAGAGCGCGCAAAGGCTGAAGGTGTTGATGTGGAAACGCTGCGTGAGCAGTTGATCCGCAAGCCTGGAGTTAAAAGCGCCGAGCCTGTAAAGCGCACTAGCCGTGGTAAGCGCAAACGTAAGCGCAAACCGAAATCTAACGACTAG
- the metG gene encoding methionine--tRNA ligase produces MERFYITTPIYYVNAKPHLGHAYTTIIADTMKRFQQMMGKETFFLTGTDEHGDKIVQAAEKNKCTPQEYTDQISQLFRDLWPELGICNDHFVRTTDAAHKKVVQDVLQKVYDSGDIYFGEYGGHYCYGCERFYTEKELEDGLCPQHQTKPEYIAEKNYFFKMSKYQDWLKQHILDNPDFIRPERYRKEVLSLLDSGELEDLCISRPKSRLEWGVELPFDNNFVTYVWFDALLNYVSALEYPDGENFKKFWPEVQHIVAKDILKPHAIFWPTMLKAAGFTPYNNLNVHGYWLVNDTKMSKSLGNVVAPLDMAKKYGNDTFRFFLLRDMHFGNDASFSEEALAMRQNAELANDLGNLFSRVLSMVKKYFGGVVPQPAEYTEADMELRELASNSCKNFQQLFDNVRFSYGIESLWELVRALNKYVDSSQPWTLAKEGDTARLGTVMYTMLECMRKVAIHLWPVMPESAEKLVAQLGLDFDPACANIPAEIEAWGVLPVGIEIAPGSNLFPRVDIDKLRKEIEEATKAAEQAAKKEKAPAQDVAAPIEFDDFTKVDLRVGKVLVVEDHPKADRLFRCEVDLGEEKPRQILAGLKEHFTADDLRGRQVVVVANLKPRKIRGLESHGMMLALKTADGMEMLTASGEVPAGTKAS; encoded by the coding sequence TTGGAACGTTTTTATATTACGACTCCGATTTACTATGTGAATGCTAAGCCACATCTTGGACACGCCTATACAACAATCATTGCTGATACCATGAAGCGTTTTCAGCAGATGATGGGTAAAGAAACGTTCTTTCTTACCGGTACAGACGAGCACGGCGATAAAATTGTTCAGGCTGCTGAAAAAAATAAATGCACCCCGCAGGAATACACTGACCAGATCAGCCAGCTTTTCAGAGACCTGTGGCCGGAACTTGGTATTTGCAATGACCATTTTGTTCGCACAACAGATGCTGCTCATAAAAAAGTTGTGCAGGATGTATTGCAGAAAGTGTATGATTCCGGTGACATTTACTTCGGTGAATATGGCGGACATTACTGCTACGGCTGTGAGCGTTTTTATACTGAAAAAGAATTAGAAGACGGTCTTTGTCCTCAGCACCAGACCAAACCTGAGTACATTGCAGAGAAAAACTATTTCTTCAAAATGTCTAAATATCAGGATTGGTTGAAGCAGCACATTCTGGATAATCCTGACTTTATTCGTCCAGAGCGCTACCGCAAGGAAGTTCTTTCTTTGCTTGATAGTGGCGAATTGGAAGACTTGTGTATTTCCCGCCCTAAATCACGCCTTGAGTGGGGTGTTGAGCTTCCGTTTGACAACAACTTCGTTACCTATGTGTGGTTTGATGCGTTGTTGAACTATGTTTCAGCTCTCGAATACCCTGATGGAGAGAATTTCAAAAAATTCTGGCCGGAAGTACAGCATATTGTAGCAAAGGATATTCTTAAGCCGCACGCAATTTTCTGGCCTACAATGCTGAAAGCTGCTGGTTTTACCCCATACAATAACCTGAATGTACATGGGTACTGGCTTGTTAACGATACCAAGATGTCTAAATCTCTCGGTAACGTAGTTGCTCCGCTCGATATGGCGAAAAAGTACGGTAACGATACGTTCCGCTTCTTCCTTCTGCGTGACATGCATTTTGGGAACGATGCAAGCTTCTCTGAAGAAGCACTTGCAATGCGTCAGAATGCAGAGCTTGCAAACGATCTTGGCAACCTCTTCAGCCGTGTGTTGTCTATGGTTAAAAAATACTTTGGTGGCGTTGTTCCGCAGCCAGCAGAGTACACAGAAGCAGATATGGAATTGCGCGAGCTTGCATCCAACTCTTGTAAAAACTTCCAGCAGCTGTTCGATAACGTCCGTTTTTCTTATGGTATTGAATCACTGTGGGAACTTGTTCGTGCTTTGAATAAATACGTAGATTCAAGTCAGCCGTGGACACTTGCAAAAGAGGGCGACACTGCGCGCCTTGGTACTGTTATGTACACCATGCTTGAATGCATGCGTAAGGTTGCAATTCACTTGTGGCCGGTAATGCCGGAATCTGCTGAAAAACTTGTTGCTCAGCTTGGTCTTGATTTTGATCCTGCATGCGCCAATATTCCTGCTGAAATTGAGGCATGGGGTGTTCTGCCAGTAGGTATTGAAATTGCTCCGGGGTCTAACCTGTTCCCGCGTGTGGATATCGATAAACTCCGTAAAGAAATTGAAGAAGCAACAAAAGCAGCAGAACAGGCAGCCAAAAAAGAAAAAGCTCCTGCACAGGATGTTGCAGCACCTATTGAGTTTGACGATTTTACTAAGGTAGACCTTCGCGTTGGCAAAGTACTTGTTGTTGAAGATCACCCTAAAGCTGACCGTTTGTTCCGCTGTGAAGTTGATCTTGGTGAAGAAAAGCCGCGTCAGATTCTTGCTGGTCTGAAAGAGCACTTTACCGCTGATGATCTTCGTGGTCGTCAGGTGGTTGTTGTGGCGAACTTGAAGCCACGTAAAATTCGTGGGCTTGAATCTCACGGTATGATGCTGGCTCTGAAGACTGCTGATGGCATGGAAATGCTTACTGCTTCCGGTGAAGTTCCAGCAGGCACAAAGGCATCATAA